The Candidatus Poribacteria bacterium DNA window CCCGTCTTGTTCGAGCCGACCAGGAAATACCAGTCCGGCACGTTGAGGTAGATTCCTCTGGCGCGACACCACCGATAAAACTCCGCTATCCGCTGATACTGTCTCCATTGCGAGTCCTCTAACCCCCTGTGCCCGGGGTGTTTCGTGGAGGCGCAAACATCCCCCGGGTAGCTACCATCATGCTCCAACAGGTTAAATCCGGTCTTCTCCAAAAAGGTCCTTATCCTCCGGAAATATTCGATCCCCCATCTGCTGCACAGGCAGGGGGAATTGCCGGAGATAGCTCCGCCCGGCCTGCCGGTTTTGGGGTTGATGACATCGTCCTCTTCGCCGACGCTGCGGCTGGCGAGCAGGTTATAGCCGCCCAGCTCGATCCCCTTGCTATGTGCGTAATCGGCGAGTTCCTTAAATTTGGCTATGTTATCCGGCGATAGATCCTCCATGTTCAGGCCGCTTCCGAAGCTGAGGATGACCATCTCAAAGCCCACCTCAGCACATTGATCTATGGCCTTCCTGACCACATCGGGGTCCGTGGAGGTCACGTGCATCATTATCGGGTTCTCGGTCACCCATGGCGCCAGCGTGCGGTACATGCGGCGAATCGCCAGTCCCTTACGTTCGCGGTCGGTGCTGTCATGTACCAGCTCGAAGAGGCGAAAGGTCTCCAGCGACTCCCCCGGCGGGATATCGACATCCGGCCCCAGCGGAGGGCGTACCTCTAGCACACACGGCGTTTTCAATCTGTAGTTCACCTGGGTCGTATACTCCGGGTCTTCCACCCAGTAGACCGTGCGGTTATTCTCGTTCTGTTCCTCGCCGCCAAAGGCATAATCGGTGATCACCGTGATGTTGGGCAGTTCCCATCGGTCCGGATCGCCCACATGCGATTCGGCCTCCACTACGCCCAGCACCTCGACGATGAAACGGTTGAGTCGAACGGGTTCATCGGAGCCGTTGTGGATGACCAGCCATTTCGACAGTAAGGGTATGCCGTCGTATAGCTCATAATGTACTTCCACCCGAACGCCAGGAAGCTTTCCATCCGGCGGTCGGAAGTGCAGGATAAGGGATATCCCCGGAGGAGGCCAAGGCAAATTTGTGCTGTGGCGGACCCGCTTCCACGGGAACCTCTCCTTTGTCTCCCCCCGCTCAAATCCGACGAATTGGAAGGAGTTAGGAGGGCTCTCCATAGTTTCCAGCCACTCCGGCTTCAGATAGGCGAGATCGGGTTGCCCGATCAGACCTCCCACCGGATACCGCACGCCGTTCAACTCCAGCACCGCCTCGGGCTTCACCGCTCTCAGAAGCGACTCATCACTCATCAGGTTATCGAATGCGACCGTAGCGGCGTTCGGTTCGATCCGAAATGACCGGCTGATAAGACCGTTGGAGAGCACTATCTCCCTGCCGCTCTCATCCCGGTAAAGCCCCGACCG harbors:
- a CDS encoding alpha-galactosidase — translated: MALYGRESRGEKEEDMDVMSLPVFRSEEMKSDDWLLNAPESRSGLYRDESGREIVLSNGLISRSFRIEPNAATVAFDNLMSDESLLRAVKPEAVLELNGVRYPVGGLIGQPDLAYLKPEWLETMESPPNSFQFVGFERGETKERFPWKRVRHSTNLPWPPPGISLILHFRPPDGKLPGVRVEVHYELYDGIPLLSKWLVIHNGSDEPVRLNRFIVEVLGVVEAESHVGDPDRWELPNITVITDYAFGGEEQNENNRTVYWVEDPEYTTQVNYRLKTPCVLEVRPPLGPDVDIPPGESLETFRLFELVHDSTDRERKGLAIRRMYRTLAPWVTENPIMMHVTSTDPDVVRKAIDQCAEVGFEMVILSFGSGLNMEDLSPDNIAKFKELADYAHSKGIELGGYNLLASRSVGEEDDVINPKTGRPGGAISGNSPCLCSRWGIEYFRRIRTFLEKTGFNLLEHDGSYPGDVCASTKHPGHRGLEDSQWRQYQRIAEFYRWCRARGIYLNVPDWYFLVGSNKTGMGYRETNWSLPRERQHIHARQNMYDGTWEKTPTMGWMFTPLVEYHGGGTAATIEPLSEHLEDYELHLANNFGFGVQACYRGFRLYDSEETKALVKRWVDFFKKHRAILESDIIHLRRADGRDLDGILHVNPDLPEKGLAVFYNPTSQSITKEVELPLYYTGLTDTAMISEKDGPAKAYKLDCRYRVRIEVSVKPNGMTWFAIREPRDPFHP